In one Corallococcus sp. EGB genomic region, the following are encoded:
- a CDS encoding IS1182 family transposase, whose protein sequence is MDRWSPTVECSAREQKLLKLAGKSRKLFVFLREHRHELFDDAFQAELESMYRQTGQGEAAQPPALMCMGLLLQAYLQTSDAEAVRLSASDRCWRLVLGTLEDEEDVPAFSQGGLQQFRERLMAHEMDRRLLERTVEVAKRTKGFDSKKTPKTLRVGVDSRPLEGAGRVEDTINLLGHAGRKVAESMALALGTDVEEVCQQANAPLLRASSIKAGLDIDWSAPDAKLNALNRLCRQLDCLMAWVVKQSKACVTAPLTRYIEALVQVKAQDLEPRPEGGVQIRQGVAADRRISIEDPDMRHGRKSKSKRFNGYKQHVGTDLDTELVVACAVTPANRPEEEATGALQEDMAHQELFPDVLLIDRAYLNSAMAEDVLESGGDVVCRPWRGASAKSGLFGKRDFKVNIRAGPLTCPAGEVEPFEPGAVVQFDPEACGPCKLRSSCTQAASGKGRSVTMGDDERLQKRLRSRLQSRAGRAQLRERVGVEHRLAHLANRQGPKARYRGTRRNLFDLRRIAVVQNLEVAARYQRAA, encoded by the coding sequence TTGGACCGATGGAGCCCCACGGTGGAGTGCAGTGCCCGCGAGCAGAAGCTGCTGAAGCTCGCCGGAAAGAGTCGGAAGCTCTTCGTCTTTCTGCGCGAGCACCGGCACGAGTTGTTCGACGACGCCTTTCAGGCGGAGTTGGAGTCGATGTATCGACAGACAGGCCAGGGTGAAGCCGCACAGCCGCCCGCGTTGATGTGCATGGGCCTGTTGCTGCAGGCCTATTTGCAAACTTCCGATGCGGAGGCAGTGCGTCTGTCGGCGAGCGACCGCTGCTGGCGGTTGGTTCTCGGAACGCTCGAGGATGAAGAGGACGTGCCCGCGTTTTCGCAGGGCGGGCTGCAGCAGTTCCGCGAGCGCCTCATGGCGCATGAGATGGACCGTCGGCTGCTGGAGCGCACCGTCGAGGTGGCGAAGCGGACGAAGGGGTTCGATTCGAAGAAGACGCCGAAGACGCTGCGAGTGGGGGTCGACAGCCGCCCTCTGGAAGGGGCCGGGCGGGTTGAGGACACCATCAACCTGCTCGGCCACGCAGGCCGCAAGGTGGCCGAGAGCATGGCGCTCGCGCTCGGCACCGACGTCGAGGAGGTGTGTCAGCAGGCGAATGCGCCGTTGCTGAGGGCCAGCAGCATCAAGGCCGGCCTCGACATCGACTGGAGCGCGCCCGACGCGAAGCTCAACGCACTCAATCGCCTGTGCCGGCAGCTCGATTGCCTCATGGCCTGGGTGGTGAAGCAGTCGAAGGCGTGCGTCACGGCTCCGCTGACGCGCTACATCGAAGCGCTCGTGCAGGTGAAGGCGCAGGACCTTGAGCCGCGCCCCGAGGGCGGCGTGCAAATTCGACAAGGCGTGGCGGCCGACAGGCGCATCTCCATCGAAGACCCGGACATGCGCCACGGGCGCAAGAGCAAGAGCAAGCGTTTCAATGGCTACAAGCAGCACGTCGGCACCGACCTCGACACCGAATTGGTGGTCGCCTGCGCCGTGACGCCGGCCAACCGACCCGAAGAGGAGGCGACGGGCGCACTGCAGGAAGACATGGCCCACCAGGAGCTCTTCCCCGACGTCCTCCTCATCGACAGGGCGTACCTCAACAGCGCAATGGCCGAAGACGTGCTGGAGAGCGGCGGCGACGTCGTCTGCCGGCCGTGGCGAGGAGCCAGCGCGAAGTCCGGACTCTTCGGCAAGCGCGACTTCAAAGTGAACATCCGCGCCGGCCCCCTCACGTGCCCTGCTGGCGAGGTGGAACCCTTCGAGCCCGGCGCCGTCGTGCAATTCGACCCGGAAGCCTGCGGACCGTGCAAGCTGCGCTCAAGCTGTACCCAGGCCGCGTCCGGCAAGGGGCGTAGCGTCACGATGGGCGACGATGAGCGGCTCCAGAAGCGTCTGCGCTCACGTCTGCAGTCGCGCGCGGGCCGCGCACAACTCCGCGAGCGTGTCGGTGTCGAGCATCGCCTGGCACATCTCGCCAACCGCCAGGGCCCGAAGGCCCGTTACCGAGGCACGCGCCGCAACCTCTTTGACCTCAGGCGAATCGCGGTCGTCCAAAACCTCGAGGTCGCCGCGCGCTATCAGCGCGCGGCGTGA
- a CDS encoding transposase, whose translation MRLHELSDAEWSRIEPLLGSRSGPRSKRGDRDFINAVVWRVKTGEQWWDLPERFGHWKTVYNRFHLWAKTGRWEAICKALRLDVDELGSLADASAVRAHQDVAGGKGGAEAMLWAVLEEAFQRELTPSRRREVSRSTLR comes from the coding sequence GTGCGCCTACATGAACTGAGCGATGCCGAGTGGAGCCGCATTGAGCCTCTGCTGGGCTCCAGGAGCGGCCCCCGCTCGAAGCGAGGGGACCGTGACTTCATCAACGCCGTGGTGTGGCGCGTGAAGACCGGGGAGCAATGGTGGGACTTGCCCGAGCGGTTCGGTCACTGGAAGACGGTCTACAACCGCTTCCACCTCTGGGCGAAGACTGGGCGCTGGGAAGCCATCTGCAAGGCGCTGCGGCTCGATGTAGATGAGCTTGGCTCCCTTGCTGACGCATCGGCCGTCCGGGCGCATCAGGACGTCGCGGGCGGAAAAGGGGGAGCCGAAGCAATGCTTTGGGCCGTTCTCGAGGAGGCTTTTCAACGAGAGCTCACGCCGTCACGACGACGGGAGGTAAGCCGCTCCACGTTGCGCTGA
- a CDS encoding IS5 family transposase, with the protein MGRSRGGFSTRAHAVTTTGGKPLHVALTPGQQHESTMAEELLVHAEGTTFIADTNYDADRIRANVRKLRMKPVIHSNPSRKRALPLDRPLYRLRYRVECFLHDLKRFRAVATRHDKSATSYLAVLHVASMLLWLR; encoded by the coding sequence TTGGGCCGTTCTCGAGGAGGCTTTTCAACGAGAGCTCACGCCGTCACGACGACGGGAGGTAAGCCGCTCCACGTTGCGCTGACGCCCGGCCAGCAGCACGAGTCCACAATGGCCGAAGAACTTCTGGTGCACGCCGAGGGCACCACTTTCATCGCGGATACCAATTATGACGCCGACCGCATTCGTGCCAACGTTCGAAAGCTCAGGATGAAGCCTGTCATCCATTCAAACCCGAGCCGCAAGCGGGCGTTGCCGTTAGACCGCCCCCTGTACCGGCTGCGCTACCGGGTGGAGTGCTTCCTCCACGACCTCAAGCGCTTTCGTGCTGTCGCCACCCGCCATGACAAGTCGGCGACCAGCTACCTTGCCGTCCTGCACGTCGCATCCATGCTTCTTTGGCTGCGCTAA
- a CDS encoding cytochrome-c peroxidase — protein sequence MGILLLTPWSGAAAGRTSRTSEEALAALGAALFVDTSLSVDGAVACATCHRPDAAFTDGRAVSRGAFGRRGTRNAPSLMGLAQTREFFWDGRRTSLEELVMDPLTTAEEHGLSGEGAVLSLVQARHAVGFALVFPDEGVTRTTVAKALAAYLRQLVPAPSPFDRFQAGDAQALLPEQRRGFALFTGRAGCARCHRLEAGSFTDGAYHPGEVPLEIVPRQPDAARGILGWDSEARRAAIPARADVAALGRYAVSLRAVDLGRFRTPSLRNVAKTAPYMHDGSVPTLAEAVERELYYRKSEGLQVGDLTPADRSSLVAFLQALTSPQVPTQTVP from the coding sequence ATGGGGATCCTGCTTCTGACGCCCTGGTCAGGAGCGGCGGCGGGCCGCACGTCACGCACGAGTGAGGAAGCTCTAGCCGCGTTGGGGGCAGCCTTGTTCGTTGACACGTCATTGAGTGTGGACGGCGCCGTGGCCTGCGCGACGTGTCATCGCCCCGACGCCGCATTCACAGACGGCAGAGCCGTTTCGCGCGGAGCATTTGGCCGGCGGGGAACCCGGAATGCTCCCAGTTTAATGGGCCTGGCACAGACCCGAGAGTTCTTCTGGGACGGGCGGAGGACCTCCCTGGAAGAACTGGTCATGGATCCGCTCACTACCGCCGAGGAACATGGGCTGTCTGGAGAAGGTGCGGTCCTGTCATTGGTTCAGGCGCGCCATGCAGTGGGCTTCGCGCTTGTTTTTCCTGACGAAGGCGTGACGCGAACGACCGTGGCGAAAGCCCTCGCTGCATATCTCCGCCAGCTGGTTCCGGCGCCATCTCCATTTGACCGCTTCCAGGCGGGGGATGCACAGGCGCTCCTCCCAGAGCAGCGGCGGGGGTTCGCGCTCTTCACGGGACGCGCTGGGTGTGCGCGCTGCCATCGTTTGGAGGCGGGCTCCTTCACGGACGGGGCATACCACCCCGGTGAAGTCCCCCTTGAGATCGTTCCTCGTCAGCCTGATGCCGCCCGGGGCATTCTGGGATGGGATTCAGAAGCGCGCCGCGCCGCGATTCCTGCTCGCGCGGATGTAGCGGCGTTGGGGCGTTATGCCGTCAGCCTTCGGGCGGTTGACTTGGGCCGCTTCCGCACGCCTTCCCTTCGCAACGTGGCCAAGACGGCCCCCTACATGCACGATGGCAGCGTTCCCACGCTGGCCGAAGCTGTTGAACGTGAGCTGTATTACCGAAAGAGCGAAGGGCTTCAGGTCGGGGATCTGACGCCCGCAGACCGCTCCAGCCTCGTGGCATTCCTTCAGGCGCTGACGAGTCCCCAGGTGCCAACACAGACGGTCCCGTGA
- a CDS encoding PPC domain-containing protein, producing MNRPFLARGLHALWYALLLCACGGSPSSAPELATLPSGLGDAGPPVNYAYDESRRLVGVYDGTGASAQYVYDKGGNLLEIKRLTATDLGLFDFSPNSGGPGSEVILTGTGFSTTPTSNFVSFHGVAAVVTAASAQRLVVSVPAGATTGPVSVTVGSVTATSNEDFEVAAQGGGPSITGFSPVGGPIGTTVTITGTNFNPDRLYNRVFIGGVQASIISATATQLVVKIGSQGATGRVRVSTSAGHATSTTDFLVMPSANVPGGLDTVLEPVVGGAPVNISLPDVTRKAVLKFPVQRGEQVSIVASSVVTGGAFQVALQIEDQQGTEVSSVVLTPAGGVLDAPIAPKDGIYTAVLRISGSTTGFSATLALVRALRGVLEKDGATTTFTNQAGQNGTYDFVGGIGEHLGLGVSSITTTPTGQILTLKVFRPGGLEFITCPSITGPNNCDLPPLPMAGTYTVSVNPPGTVTASVGILLSRSVGGNLTVDGSAATFSTARVGQDGFYTFTASANANLSLVLTGITFASGTKVQVLKADGSELASLTTNATTGYTVDFTVPTAGTYGIAVDPPLASTGQMTLKLVGEATGSAGLIDGTVTSVSLGAGQNGRYTFSGTAGDRLGLGIPSLSTVPSGGSVAISVFKPDGTLLVNCPSITTPDNCELPVLSVTGTYAITINPAGVATASMGLLLSRSVEGSLTVDGSAATFSTARVGQDGFYTFTASANANLSLVLTGITFASGTKVQVLKADGSELASLTTNATTGYTVDFTVPTAGTYGIAVDPPLASTGQMTLKLVGEATGSAGLIDGTVTSVSLGAGQNGRYTFSGTAGDRLGLGIPSLSTVPSGGSVAISVFKPDGTLLVNCPSITTPDNCELPVLSVTGTYAITINPAGVATASMGLLLSRSVEGSLTVDGSAATFSTARVGQDGFYTFTASANANLSLVLTGITFATSTQLRVLKADGSQLASLLTSSTAGQTLDFTVPTAGTYSIEVDPYRASTGQITLQLITEATGSAGIIDGTVTSVSLGAGQNGRYTFSGTAGDRLGLGIPSLSTAPSGGSVAISVFKPDGTLLTGCGAFMAPDNCDLPVLSVTGTYVITVNPAGTAAATVGLLLSRSVEGSLTVDGSAATFSTTRVGQDGFYTFTASANANLSLVLTSATFTGGVQVTVWPPNGTTSVVGTPAFPNTSYTVNFTASTAGTYSIRVDPNSANTGQITLRVKTQGAPFAPARVEVAP from the coding sequence TTGAATCGCCCCTTCTTGGCGCGCGGTCTCCACGCGCTCTGGTATGCCCTTTTGTTGTGCGCGTGTGGTGGTTCCCCCTCTTCCGCTCCTGAGCTGGCGACCCTGCCCAGCGGATTAGGGGATGCGGGACCGCCCGTCAACTATGCCTATGACGAGTCCCGGCGGCTGGTCGGTGTCTACGACGGCACGGGTGCCAGCGCCCAGTATGTCTATGACAAAGGAGGTAACCTCCTTGAAATCAAGCGGCTGACAGCCACGGACCTGGGGCTCTTCGACTTCTCGCCAAACTCAGGTGGGCCGGGCTCGGAGGTGATCCTGACGGGGACGGGATTCAGCACGACACCCACCAGCAATTTTGTGTCCTTCCATGGCGTAGCCGCGGTTGTGACGGCGGCGAGCGCTCAGCGGTTGGTGGTGTCGGTCCCCGCAGGCGCGACGACAGGACCGGTGAGCGTGACGGTCGGCAGTGTGACCGCCACCAGCAACGAGGACTTCGAAGTGGCGGCCCAGGGCGGCGGCCCCAGCATTACAGGGTTTTCTCCCGTGGGTGGCCCCATCGGGACGACAGTGACGATCACTGGCACGAATTTCAATCCCGACCGCCTCTACAATCGCGTCTTCATCGGAGGCGTCCAGGCCTCCATTATCTCCGCTACGGCCACCCAGCTCGTGGTGAAGATCGGCTCGCAGGGCGCCACGGGGCGGGTGAGGGTTTCCACTTCCGCAGGGCATGCGACGAGCACCACGGACTTCCTGGTGATGCCGTCAGCGAATGTTCCTGGCGGGCTGGATACAGTGCTCGAACCCGTCGTGGGGGGGGCGCCGGTCAACATCTCGCTCCCGGATGTGACGAGAAAGGCGGTGCTGAAGTTCCCGGTGCAGCGCGGGGAACAGGTGAGCATCGTGGCGTCCTCAGTGGTGACGGGGGGCGCTTTCCAGGTTGCGCTGCAGATTGAGGATCAGCAGGGAACGGAGGTGAGCTCCGTTGTCTTGACCCCCGCGGGGGGCGTCCTTGATGCCCCGATCGCGCCGAAGGACGGCATCTACACGGCGGTGTTGAGGATCTCGGGCAGCACGACAGGCTTCAGCGCGACGCTTGCCCTGGTGCGCGCTTTGCGTGGCGTGCTTGAAAAGGATGGCGCGACGACGACCTTCACCAACCAGGCAGGGCAAAACGGCACTTATGACTTCGTGGGAGGAATCGGCGAGCACCTGGGACTGGGGGTGTCCAGCATCACCACCACACCTACTGGCCAGATCCTGACCCTGAAAGTGTTCCGGCCCGGGGGGCTTGAGTTCATCACCTGCCCCAGCATCACTGGCCCGAATAATTGCGACCTGCCTCCGTTGCCCATGGCGGGGACGTACACGGTCTCCGTCAATCCTCCGGGGACCGTGACTGCGTCTGTGGGGATTCTGCTGTCCCGCTCGGTGGGGGGCAACCTCACGGTGGATGGGAGCGCGGCCACCTTCAGCACCGCCCGGGTGGGCCAGGATGGCTTCTACACCTTCACGGCCAGCGCCAATGCCAATCTGAGCTTGGTCCTCACGGGCATCACCTTCGCCAGCGGCACCAAGGTCCAAGTGCTGAAGGCGGATGGCTCGGAGCTGGCCAGCCTGACTACCAACGCCACCACGGGCTATACGGTAGACTTCACCGTGCCCACGGCCGGCACGTACGGCATCGCTGTGGACCCGCCGCTGGCCAGCACCGGGCAGATGACCCTCAAGCTGGTGGGAGAGGCCACCGGGAGCGCGGGGCTCATTGACGGCACGGTCACCTCCGTAAGCCTGGGGGCGGGGCAGAATGGCCGCTATACCTTCAGCGGTACGGCCGGGGATCGCCTGGGCCTGGGCATCCCGAGCCTCAGCACGGTGCCCTCCGGAGGGAGTGTCGCCATCTCCGTTTTCAAACCCGACGGCACCTTGCTCGTCAATTGCCCCAGCATCACCACCCCGGACAATTGCGAACTACCGGTGCTGTCGGTGACGGGGACGTATGCCATCACCATTAATCCCGCAGGGGTCGCGACGGCATCCATGGGGCTGCTGCTGTCTCGTTCGGTGGAGGGCAGCCTCACGGTGGATGGGAGCGCGGCCACCTTCAGCACCGCCCGGGTGGGCCAGGATGGCTTCTACACCTTTACGGCCAGCGCCAATGCCAATCTGAGCTTGGTCCTCACGGGCATCACCTTCGCCAGCGGCACCAAGGTCCAAGTGCTGAAGGCGGATGGCTCGGAGCTGGCCAGCCTGACTACCAACGCCACCACGGGCTATACGGTAGACTTCACCGTGCCCACGGCCGGCACGTACGGCATCGCTGTGGACCCGCCGCTGGCCAGCACCGGGCAGATGACCCTCAAGCTGGTGGGAGAGGCCACCGGGAGCGCGGGGCTCATTGACGGCACGGTCACCTCCGTAAGCCTGGGGGCGGGGCAGAATGGCCGCTATACCTTCAGCGGTACGGCCGGGGATCGCCTGGGCCTGGGCATCCCGAGCCTCAGCACGGTGCCCTCCGGAGGGAGTGTCGCCATCTCCGTTTTCAAACCCGACGGCACCTTGCTCGTCAATTGCCCCAGCATCACCACCCCGGACAATTGCGAACTACCGGTGCTGTCGGTGACGGGGACGTATGCCATCACCATTAATCCCGCAGGGGTCGCGACGGCATCCATGGGGCTGCTGCTGTCTCGTTCGGTGGAGGGCAGCCTCACGGTGGATGGGAGCGCGGCCACCTTCAGCACCGCCCGGGTGGGCCAGGATGGCTTCTACACCTTTACGGCCAGCGCCAATGCCAATCTGAGCTTGGTTCTCACGGGCATCACCTTCGCTACCAGCACGCAGCTGCGGGTGCTAAAGGCGGATGGCTCGCAGCTGGCCAGTCTGCTCACCAGCTCTACCGCAGGCCAAACGTTGGACTTCACCGTGCCCACGGCCGGCACGTACAGCATCGAGGTGGACCCATACAGGGCCAGCACCGGGCAGATCACCCTCCAACTGATAACGGAGGCCACCGGGAGCGCGGGAATCATTGACGGCACGGTCACCTCCGTAAGCCTGGGGGCGGGGCAGAATGGCCGCTATACCTTCAGCGGTACGGCCGGGGATCGCCTGGGCCTGGGCATCCCGAGCCTCAGCACGGCGCCCTCCGGAGGGAGTGTCGCCATCTCCGTTTTCAAACCCGACGGCACCTTGCTTACCGGTTGTGGTGCATTCATGGCTCCAGACAACTGCGACCTGCCGGTGCTGTCGGTGACGGGGACGTATGTCATCACTGTCAATCCTGCGGGCACCGCGGCGGCGACAGTGGGGCTGCTGCTGTCTCGTTCGGTGGAGGGCAGCCTCACGGTGGATGGGAGCGCGGCCACCTTCAGCACCACCCGGGTGGGCCAGGATGGCTTCTACACCTTTACGGCCAGCGCCAATGCCAATCTGAGCTTGGTGCTCACGTCGGCGACGTTCACGGGTGGCGTGCAGGTGACCGTCTGGCCACCCAATGGCACTACTTCTGTTGTCGGCACGCCTGCCTTCCCCAACACGAGCTACACGGTGAATTTCACGGCCTCCACGGCAGGCACGTACAGCATCCGCGTGGATCCCAACAGCGCCAACACCGGCCAGATCACCCTTCGCGTGAAGACCCAGGGCGCTCCCTTCGCGCCGGCTCGCGTGGAGGTGGCGCCATGA